Genomic segment of Aquarana catesbeiana isolate 2022-GZ linkage group LG09, ASM4218655v1, whole genome shotgun sequence:
ggaatttagggggactcccacgtcattttttttttttaattttggttcggggttcccctttggggaattcccatgccgtttttatcaatgaacttctatgtgtattgtcggcaatgcaatagccgcgagtagttttaaatgagttttttccttcaaaatgtcattttgctgtcagactgttctaaacacaggaaacatgcgcccctttacaggcacactatagacaccccccaggtacgaaatttaaagggatattacacttttattgattgactttaagcattattaaaatcactgctcctgaaaaaacggccgtttttaaaacttttttttgcattgatccatgtcccctggggcaggacccaggtccccaaacactttttatgacaataacttgcatattagcctttaaaattagcacttttgatttctcccatagacttttaaagggtgttccgcggcattcgaatttgccgcgaacaccccaaattgttcgctgttcggtgaacttgcgaacagccaatgttcgagtcgaacatgagttcgactcgaagctcatccctagtggacacccAATGAATCTGTCCTGGAAACATTTGCCTATCTATATATGATGGTACATGTTACCTGTTTACTGGTATTTATTGAACTGTTAATGGTTGTTAAATAAAGGTTTGTTGTGACCAATTTAAATCCACGTTGTTATTTAGCAGTACAATGGCAAGGATTGCATTTAATTAATTCATCAGTCATATATGTGGGAGACATACTGTACTCCcaaggctttttttcagtgggaacgcaggggaacgcagttccggcacctccagcactgaatgtaccgtgtgtaatggcaaggggtgccggGGTGGGCtgaagggtctattaatgctggctgctgggcaatctattgttgctggagcagATCTATTTTTGAGTTACGGTCTAGtgttgctgggaggtctattgttgctggtgggggatctattgttgctgtgggtcgATTATTGGtggaagagatctactattgacaaaggggggtctattgttgctggctgctggagagtctattgattttttttttttttaatccaacaagatTTTATTGAGTTTGCAGGGAAAGCATTACAAATATTGTAAACAGGATTACACAGTAGCTCTTATGCAACATATAATCCAATAGCCAAGTAACAATCCCAATATAACAGCTAAAAGCTAGTTCCAATCACAGTTAACCTCTATCCATGTCTCATCCGGCATTGATTCCTAACAACCTGTCATATACCAGTTCCATAGGTGCTAATCCCGGTACATCTaaccatggaccccatattttttcaaattttggcatgctacctctatgttggtaaatcaacttttccatttttagagtCATGTTAATACTTTCAGTCCACTCCTTAACAGTCGGGGACCTATCGGACTTCCAGTGAGTCATAATCAGCCTTCTGGCCTGAAAAAGTACTCTATGCACAGCTTCTCTGTTGTGTCCTTCCCATTCGTATTCCTCCAAAGCACCCAAGAGACACgctctagggtcctgtggaagaCTCACATTAAAGATTGAGTTAATATTTTGCACCACTCCTGCCCAATACGTGtgtaacttgggacatctccacagcatgtgtatCAGGTCACCATGTTCACGTTTACATCTAGTACATGTTGGTTCCGTCAGCctgttcattaaatgtaatctGTGCGGAGTATAATATGTTCTCAATAATATATATAGTTGGGTGAGTTTTTGTAACACATTAAGTGAACATTGGTTCactgcctgaaagatctcctcccactgatccccgtctagctgtcccacctctgcctcccacctctctctcaccctcaaggGATGACGTCTCATCACGGATTGCaacaggatggcatagcattgGGAGATAAATCCCTTAGATGAGCCAGCATCCCCCAGAAGGTTGAAGACCGGGGTTGGCGATAAGTGCCACTCCGAGGAGCGGCCCTGTGTCTGTACCGTgtgtctaagttgcatatagtAGAATAACATTGATGCTGGCAGATTATACGCTTCTTTTAAGTCAGAAAATGTGCGCAACACGCCTTCCCTAAATATATGCTTTATATGAGTGATTCCAAACTGCTTCCAAAGAGCTCCGCATTGTAATTTAGCTAGTTCCCCATATGTGTCATTGTGCCAAATGGGACTATATTCCGTATATCCATCTACGTTCTGGAGATATTTGGTcttattccacaccttttgaaTCAGACTGAACattgggtattttttatgtggtttagtgaaggccaATGCCTCTAAAGCCATGTGAATCGGTCCCTTACCCACTGTGTGAATCATTAGCCTGTGAGATGAGTTTTGtgacgggacaaatgtaccaatcagATGCTGCAGTTGAGAGGCCAGGTAGTACAGCCATGGGTTGGACAATGCCAATCCACCACAGTCCTTGGGTCTCTGTAGATGTTCTAATTTGATCCGGGCGggaccatttttccaaataagGGTTCGGAAAATGGCATTTACTATGTGAAATATTTTTAAGGGGATAACCATAGGGGTATTATGTAGAAAATAAAGTAACTGTGGCATGAGAATCATCTTCACTAGGTTTACTCTACCTGCTACTGACATTAAGAGAGAGTTCCAGGTCTTAATTTTGTCTCTGAAGCGCTGCAGGAgtggaaatatatttaaatgtatgaAGTCCCGGGGCTGGGACGTGATCTGGATCCCCAAGTATTTGAAAGTAGTGACAATCGGGATGGCGCATACCTCCTGTGATTCATCTCCATCTAATAAAAGAagggcagactttgaccaatttatatGCAGGCCAGAGAACTTCCCAAATTTAGATATAGTCGACATGGCCTCCTGAAGGGAGGGGCCGGTGTCACCGAGTAGGAGCATGGTGTCATCGGCgtacaacataattttttcctgcatgtcaccaTAACAGAAGCCTGTAATGCCCCGATTTGCCCTGATCCCGATCGCCAATGGTTCAATAGGCAACgcgaagaggagaggagacaggggacatccctgtcttgtacccctccTCAGCACAAAGCTTGGGGAAAGATAGCCGGAAACCCTCACAGCGGCCTCCGGTCGACTATAAAGGAGCCTAACCCAAGAAACAAACTGGGGGCCAAATCCAAAACTCTGCAAGACCGACCACAGATAATTCCAgtctatgctgtcaaatgccttagtggcatccAGTGACAGCAAGGCCCTGGAACCCATATTGTCTGCTTTGGATTGCATATTAAGGAATAGTCTTCTCAAATTAACTGCCGTCGATTTATTGGGCATGAAACCAGCTTGGTCTCCATGGACAATTGAAGTAATAACTCCATTTAATCTAATGGCCAGAGCTTTCGCTAATATTTTCACGTCACTCTGTAACAGGGAAATCGGGCGATACGCCCCTGGATCTactggatccttaccaggtttgagTAACAAAATAATATTGGCCCTTGACATTGATCCTGGAAGGCGGCCTTCCTCCCGGGCTCTATTAAAGACTTTAAGCAACTGGGGTAGTAATTCAGTAGgatactgtttatatatttctatGGGAATTCCGTCTTCCCCGGGCGCTTTGCAGTTAGGAAAAGATCCAACCGCCTCCTGCAGTTCTTCCACTGTAAGGGGATTCTCCAAGAGCCATCTCTGATCTTGGTTTAATCTAGGGAAATCTATCTGTCCTAAGTATTGTTCTAACTCCTCAGATGTATAAGATGTACCCGGTTTATACAAATCTTCATAAAACGCGTTTAATTCCTGCAGCACCTTTTCAGGCGTGTTAACTATGTtaggagagtctattgatgctggcggcATCTGTTGTTGCttctggggtggtattttgttgtgggggtccattgttgctgggggggtattgTTTTTGACcaaatccattgttgctgggggggtggtctattgctgctggctgtgagggatctattttactacttttcttgctatcgttaacaaattccatacacatTACTtggcaccacaaaataatacttggctctgtattctctaaaaggggcagtactgggaggtgggtgggggatgaaaccaaggaacgttgctcaggggtgggtagagggtggagttGAGAAGTGACTCAGAAAAGGTGGGGGGGTTTTcctacacctattctctgagaaaaaaagccctgctgtacTCTCACATAACTTAATTTTCTTTCCCCAGGCTCTATCATGATAACAGCCGCTCAGAATTACTATTTCTCAAGTGATCGAGTAATGACCTTCTGGGGCTCCCTGGAGGTGGAAGACATTGAGGCGCTGGCAGCCTACAATGATTCAAGGTTGATTGAATTCAAGCAAAGCTGGTCAAAGAAGAGCCTGAATGACACAGACTGGAAGTTATGCAATATGTTGTTACAACGTTACTTAATAAATTTCCAAAACCATACAAGAAACATAATTGAGAAATGTGGGATTAAAGGTAATATAGTATATTGTTATAGAAATAGATTGTAATATTTCTATTTAGGCATTCAACAGAAAATATGAGGAGCTTCTGGGCAAAGAGACAGTACCTCCTAATAATCAGGACTCCCCCACCGCACTTCATATTCAATCAGAGCCATTGCCAGCTTGACAGTTCTCTAGCCTAAACAGACAATCATCAGGTCTGAACACTATCCTTTGGGGGTGCAAAGACCTCATTCATGCAGATAGGCTCTGTTAATAGATCCTACCCAGCAAGGAAGTGCTGGAGAGACAACTATACCTTTCTGAAGGGGGGAGCtacagtgagtatagaaaagaatcacccccctttaaaataatcatattttgttgctttgcagcctgagaagaagacagacacagtttttgttttatccagctggatttactcagtgcaacttataatatccaagtgaaagTTATAACACCAACGTGCCagaaaattctaaaattcaaaaacagaatcactgagttggaaaaaggatcacccccttgtgtcagcattttgttgaaccatcttttgcttaattacagcctttattctgttgggatatgtctctactaactttgcacatctagactttgcaatatttgcccactcttctttgcagaactgctcaagttcagttaaatttgatggtgaccgctTGTGGACtccagtcttcaagtcattccacagttttttaatggggtttaggtctgggccctgactaggccatgcaaggacattcacctttttttccactgtgtggtaatttttttctgtgtgctttgggtcattgtcatgttggcaggtaaaccttcttcccactgTATCACTATTCAGTGAATTGGCAGGTGAAAGTGCCTATTTAAATGCCCATGACTCAGTACATTGGGATTTTACTGATGGTTTCGAATGACATTGGTCTCACTTCTGGAGAAGACTGGGAACCTTTGGTCTGCAAAGCTAATGACAACCAAATGATAGGGAAGAATATCTGTGGGCTAAAGAAAGGAGTACTATGCAAAGTGTGCCACATTGCTGCATTAATTGGTGACCACAGTAAAAGACTAGAGTTTGTGAAGGACATGTCTTTTAGCTTTAATTTACTTTGCAGTGCTCAACATTTGACCACATTACATTTTACAGCCTCAAAGGAAGTTGAAGTTGGAGGACTTTTTTTCAGATTGTAGAGATGCAGTTCTGGGCAGGAAGCAGGTAGCTGTAAAATGCACCTGGGGGGTGGGCAATGCCTCCTTGTACCCCCCAGTCCTCCCATCTTTACTTTTATTATAAAGTTGAAGAGTGGAGGGTCCATTTAAAGGGAAGCTATTATAGTTTTGCAGCAGCAACCTCCTTTCAGGCTAGATGGCTCTCACCAAAACCCCAGAtatggaaaaaattgttttttcctgCTCATTCATTTGTGTGTGTACTGTACATTTCAGTTTGAGCTATTGAGGACTGTAAACAAAAGGATTTTCCAACAGATAAGAACAGAATGTACAGCATGTACATATGAGCCTAGAGCTAGATGAGAAGCAGGAAGACACAAAGAAAACATACATTTCTATCTGCTGACTTGACAGAAGACTACATATTATTTATatggaatattttgtttttttctagttgtatgcattttcattttctattATGGCAACAAAACCAATATTCACTCCCTTAAATTAGTATTTaaccttcaaacaaaaaaaaaaatatttttttgcagcttaccaattgttagtggtggctgcattcgttttccttttttaggctttttttcctttattttcacctggtaatctaagtctgttatttttcatctTCTTTAGCAGACCAAGCTATCCAGCAAAAGCAGCAGTTAGGGGGTACAGACAAACCATTAAACACTGACATGGGGTGCATACAagggccaactttttttttttcatttatgtaaaacctttatttcaaaatgaaaaaaaaaatgttgctgttactacttataaagtgttagctggaggttGGCttgaaactaccttactaaaactcactaatgatttactaactgctaaaaccaacagccagtactccatactcctactacttgacctctccgcggcctttgatactgttgaccacccgctccttctcaataaactacattcccttggcctctgagattctgctctatcctggttctctggctatttatcacagcgctccttcagtgtcacctacaactctgtctcctcctctcctttctgtgggggtcccccaaggctcggttcttggaccccttctcttctctatctacacctcctccctcgctcacttaataaccgcccacagcttccaataccacttatacgctgatgacacccaaatctatctgtctactcctcacctcactccttcagtctcctctcgcattactaacttactagctgacatatcagcatggatgtcgcaccacttccttaaactaaatctctctaaaactgagctattaatattcccccccgcccgtgcccccctccatgacttttccatcaaaatcaacaatgcaaccatcagtccctcccctcaccagggtactaggtgtaatcctagactctgacttgtcatttcagcctcaaatccaatcgttgtcaaaagtttgtagaattcacctccgtaacatctctaaaattcgcccttttttaacaaatgaaaccaccaagctcctcattcactcccttgttatctctcgccttgactattgcaactcccttctcattggcctaccgctccataggctatcccctcttcagtctatcatgaatgctgctgccagacttatccaccttaccaaccgctcagtgtctgccaaccctctacttcaatccctacactggctcccaatcacccagcgaattaaattcaaaattctaaccacaacatacaaagccattcacaactctgccccaagctacatcactaatcttgtctccaaatatcacccaaatcgtcctctccgctcttctcaagacctcctgctttcaagctctctcatctcctcctcccatgctcgtctccaggatttctccagagcctctcccatcctctggaactcgctacctccatctatccggctatcccctactcttgctaccttcaggcaatccctgaaaactcatctcttcaggaaagcctatcacgtctccaactaatctcctaccacttccaccagctcattccccacagttacaaccttttgtaacacctgccccaccctattagattgtaagctcttctgagcagggccctcttaatcctattgtattgtattatattataactgtattgtctcccttttatattgtaaagcgctgcgtaaactgttggcgctatataaatcctgaataataataataataatttgtttaatcaagtccatctaaaaaatctactagtgtgtcccttacactaccctccccccagaatGAGAGATGGTGTCTCCATTCCTCTTTCATCTAGAATGGAGAAAcctagacaggaagtgtgttacatgctggatcaccaggtgagaataaagaagaaaaaacaaaaaaaaaacaaacgaacaaatgcagccaccgcatttaGGGATCGGTAAGCTGCAAAATGTAATTGTTTTGTTTTTGAGTTTTATACCGCTTTAAGTATTTTATGGTAAATCTAAACTCAAATCAATAAAATTCCATAAGATTTAACATATTgatgtaatttaaaaaaagttgttttgagtgtttttaaatctgcagctttcattataaTAATTCCTGGTGATCTGGTCTTAAAGGTCCTTGTTGATGCACTTCCTGTTACAGTATGACAACTGTCTCCCGGTTGTTCTCCTAGGTTGTCAACCTGTTACACACACCCCTGGCGGAGACTACAGACAGCTGTGCAGACACACATTGTGTATacttggtccactgttgtcactatcaggaagctggTCTAGAGCAATGATGTGTAGCTAATGGAGCATTAGATAGGAACTGGATGAAATAGGTTGGAGGAGAATGGCAACAATGAGACTtaacgaaggaaaaaaaaaacgagaaaactGTATTTTATGAAAAAGAAATATTCAGTGGTTTGGTAAAGAGTTTAACTACATCTTAGTATGAACCTGTCCTCAACACATATAGCTACATCAATGTGTGACATTCAAAAGTCTGAAAATATTACAACTTATTTTAACTGGGAATCAATCCACCTCAGGTGCGGTCTTATTCCAGTGCTGGGTGGGATGTTCCTCATCCATGGATGACCTCAAAGATTTGAATTACAAAGTGGCTCTGGATGGAGAAGATCTGGTGTCCATAAATGCTGGAGAGGGAGTGTGGGTCGCTGGCAATTCCCCTTACTCTCAGGATGTACAGAGGATCATGCAGAATGAAGAAGTCACAAGGGTGATCATTATTACCTTACTGACGCACCATTGCTACGGGCTGGCCCTTACATTTTCAACTGCGGGGAAGGAAGCGTATTCAAGGAAGAGTAAGTACTAACAGCGTATacttaactgaaaaacaaaaaatatcataTATTGTCCTGTTTCTTTTTCTGTACTTTCACCTGGTGATATTGCTAGTAACACACTCCCTGTATTAGAGTGACAACGTTTACTTGCCGTACTGTATCAGGAGTAAGGAAACaaatcaaaattttggattttttttcacttttagctcCAGTtaaaatggtcaccaggacatcTAGAGAAGGTGAATCTGTTGgtgaataattacaaaaaatatttaacCCTTATCCATGGGTGTAGCaaaaggggttgcaggggtcacaatcgcaatcccgcccctagctccagggggcccctgcagcctccctgtcatattatcatatcctccacaaaatcca
This window contains:
- the LOC141107553 gene encoding antigen-presenting glycoprotein CD1d-like isoform X2, giving the protein MKVLIPSFMFSLLLLLSITAAGSIMITAAQNYYFSSDRVMTFWGSLEVEDIEALAAYNDSRLIEFKQSWSKKSLNDTDWKLCNMLLQRYLINFQNHTRNIIEKCGIKGAVLFQCWVGCSSSMDDLKDLNYKVALDGEDLVSINAGEGVWVAGNSPYSQDVQRIMQNEEVTRVIIITLLTHHCYGLALTFSTAGKEAYSRKIQPKVYITKKLDTFGTEVLCMVTGFYPKPINVSLWKENKMEEVLSTITLPNGDGTYQKTVSTPVNSIEQQSVYCQVEHSSLKEPLIVHLDEINHTPIMLVIGITIAVIVCVVGLVCFLKLSIKRRRYTSIIGLTMDRLSWRRGC
- the LOC141107553 gene encoding antigen-presenting glycoprotein CD1d-like isoform X4, with translation MKVLIPSFMFSLLLLLSITAAGSIMITAAQNYYFSSDRVMTFWGSLEVEDIEALAAYNDSRLIEFKQSWSKKSLNDTDWKLCNMLLQRYLINFQNHTRNIIEKCGIKGAVLFQCWVGCSSSMDDLKDLNYKVALDGEDLVSINAGEGVWVAGNSPYSQDVQRIMQNEEVTRVIIITLLTHHCYGLALTFSTAGKEAYSRKIQPKVYITKKLDTFGTEVLCMVTGFYPKPINVSLWKENKMEEVLSTITLPNGDGTYQKTVSTPVNSIEQQSVYCQVEHSSLKEPLIVHLEDIHPSSD